The Arthrobacter sp. PM3 genome contains the following window.
CGACGGCCGGCCGGTGTCCACCGGCAAGCTGCTGGGCGGTCCCGCCGGCCCCACCGCGGGCGGCATGGCCACCTGGCAGGACGTGAAGTTGCAGGCGGAGATCTTCCTGGGCCTCAGGCTGCAGGATAGGGACGTCACCAACATCCCCATGATTGCCGCGGACCCGTACGGGAAGTTCATCCCCGGCCCTGCCCGCGGACTGCCGCAGTACGTCACCCAGACCGGACTGGTCGAAGGCAATACGGCCAACCCGGTGCCGGTGCCGGCCAACGTCCGGTACTTCGACACCCCGTTCCTGACCGACATCGCGCACAACGCCGATCCCTCGCCGCAGGACACGGACCGCAACCCTGCCACCCCGCCGGTAGCGCCCACCCCGGACGCGGACAACACGGCGTCGGCGGACTTTGCGAACCAGCCCGCCGGGACCTACGACGACGAGATGCTCAACGCGCACTTCTGCGCCGGTGACGGCCGGGTCAACGAGAACATCGGCCTGACCGCCATCCACCAGGTGTTCCACTCGGAACATGACCGCCTCGTCGCCGACATGCAGAACACCCTGACCAACGACACCTCAGCCACCGGCGTTGCCGCACTGGCCGAGTGGAAGCTGGCCGCCGGTGCGAACGGGTGGAACGGCGAGCGCCTGTTCCAGGCGGCCCGGTTCGTGACGGAAATGGAGTACCAGCACCTGGTCTTCGAAGAATTCGCGCGCAAGGTCCAGCCTGCGGTCCAGCCGTTCCACGTCTACCACACGGACCTCAACGCGGCCGTGAAGGCGGAGTTCGCCCACGCGGTGTACCGGTTCGGGCACTCGATGCTGACCGAGACGATCTCCCGGACCAACTCGGACGGCAGCGACAACTCCATCTCCCTGCTTGACGGCTTCCTGAACCCGCCGGAGTACATCAACGGCGGATCAGCAGGGTCGCTGACCTCGGAAGACGCCGCCGGCAGCATCGTGATGGGCATGAGCGACCAGGTGGGCAACGAACTCGACGAGTTCGTGACCGGCACCCTGCGGAACAACCTGCTCGGGCTTCCGCTGGACCTGGCGACGATCAACATGACACGGGCCCGGTCCGAGGGTGTCCCGCCGCTCAACGAGCTGCGGCGCCAGATCAACAATGCCACGGGTGACGCGCAGCTGGCCCCCTACACCAGCTGGGCTGACTACGGGCAAAACCTCAAGCACCCGGAATCGCTGATCAACTTCGTTGCGGCCTACGGCACCTACCCGACCATCACCACCGAAACCACGCTGGCGGGCAAGCGGGCGGCTGCCAAGGCGATCGTTGATCCGGGGCCGCTCGCAACCCCTCCCACGGCCGACATGACGGACTTCATGAACAGCGCCGGACTGTGGGCGACGCAGGAGACCGGCCTGAACAAAGTTGACCTCTGGGTGGGCGGCCTGGCCGAGAAGACGAACCTCTTCGGCGGGCTCCTCGGTAGCACGTTCAACTACGTGTTTGAGAACCAGCTGACCGACCTGCAAAACGGCGACCGCTTCTACTACCTGCTGCGCACGCCGGGCATGAACCTGCGGGCGCAGCTGGAGAGCAACTCGTTCGCCGAGATGATCATGCGCAACACCAACGCGCACTCGCTCAAGGCGGACGCGTTCGCCACGGCGGACTGCAAGTTCCAGCTGCGCAACCTGGCCGGCACTCCGGAAGGCTATGCGGCGTCCGGAACGACGGTCGCCGACGACGCCACCACCGAGTGCCAGGAGAACCTGCTGCTTCTGCGCAAGCCGGACGGCACCATCCAGTACATGGAGAAGAACACGGTCGATCCCAGCGGCATCAACGGCCAGTCCGTTTACAACGGCACGGCCAACGCTGACCGCGTCACCGGCGGCAACGACAACGACACGTTCCTCGGCAACGAAGGAAACGACGTCATTGAAGGCAACGGCGGCGACGACATCGCACTTGGCGGCGACGGCAACGACAGGATCACCGATCTGTCCGGCGCCGACGTCCTCAAGGGCGGCCCCGGCAACGACTACCTGAACTCCGGCATCGGCGATGACATCAACATGGGCGGTGACGGGCAGGACTTCACCAACGGCGGCGCCAACGACAACGAGACGTTCGCCGGTGAAGGAAACGACTTCGTCCAGTCCGGTGACGGGGCGGACGCCACGTTCGGCGACGGCGGCGACGACTGGATCCAAGGCGGATCCGGCCAGGACCTGCTGATCGGCGACCACGGCGCACCGTTCTTCGATGACCCGGCGCAGACGAAGCCCGGCAACGACATCTTCGTCGGCCAGGTCGGAGAAAACGACTACGACGCCGAAGGCGGCGACGACATCATGACCAGCAACGCCGCCATTGACCGGTACGCCGGTGCCGCCGGCTATGACTGGGCTACGCACCAGTACGACACCGTGGCGGCCGATGACGACATGAAGATCAACAACAACCTCATCGGCGTCCCGCTGCCTGTGGTGGTCAACCGCGACCGCTGGCAGGAAGTGGAAGCCAACTCCGGTTCCAAGTTTGACGACGTCATCCGGGGCGACGACGCAGTGCCCAGCACCGTTGGTGGTGCAGGCTTCAGTGGCTGCGACGTCCTCGACCAGACGGGTATCAACCGGATCGCCGGCCTGGGGGCCATCCTCCCGGCACCGAGCACTCCGCTGGCACCTGTGGCTGCACTCTCCCCGATGGGCGTCTGCCCGCTGACCGGTCCGGTCTGGGGCGATGGCAACATCCTCATCGGCGGCCTTGGCAGCGACAAGCTCGAAGGCCGCGGCGGCAACGACGTCATCGACGGCGACAGGTACCTGAAGATCCGCATCAGCGTGCGGGATGATGCCGGCGCGGAGATCGGCACCACCGACCTCATGGAGCGCCAGTACCAGACGGGCAACCCGTTGTCCCTGGCCGCTGCAGTGGCGGCCGGGGTCGTCAATCCGGGCAACCTGGTGGCCGTCCGCGAAATAGTGACGCCTACTGCGCTGGAAACCGCGGGCAACCGGGACGTCGCCATCTTCTCCGGACCGCGGGCCAACTACACCGTCACGACGACGGGCGGCGACGGCACGCTGGGTTCGGCAGGCTCGACCACTACGGTGGTGGACAATGTGGGCGCTGATGGCACGGACACGATCCGCAACATCGAGTTCCTGCAGTTCTCCGACAACGTCCTGCCCAACGCGCCGGTGATCGGCGCGGCAACGGCAGGCGACGCGCAGGCGACAGTCACCTGGACGGCTCCGACCGTTGGCACTGCCGACTCCTTCTCAGTGAAGGTGCTCGACGTGACGACGAACGCCGCCGGCGTCCAGGTCGGTGCCCTGCGCACCGCCCCGGCCGGTGCTACCAGCCTGGTGGTCACGGGCCTGACGAACGGCTCCCGGTACACCTTCCAGGTGCTGGCCACCAACGCCCTCGGTGACAGCCCGTTCTCGGCAGCCTCCAACACGGTGACCCCGGCCGCAGTGACGGCACCGGGAGCGCCCACCATCGGAACGGCCACGGCCGGGAACGCTTCGGCAACCCTGACCTGGACCGCGCCGGCGTCGAATGGCGGTACCGCCATCACGGGATACACGGTGCGGGCCTTTGCCGGGACCGTCCTGGCACGCACACAGGCGGTCACCGGGAACGTCGGCACCGCCGTCGTCACCGGGCTGACCAACGGAACGGCGTACACGTTCGACGTCGCGGCCGTCAACGCACGGGGAACGGGCGGCTTCTCGGCCCGTACCGCAGCGGTGACACCGGCCACCGTACCGGGAGCGCCGACGATCGGGACGGCCACGGCCGGTAACGCGTCGGCGACAGTGCAGTGGACCGCACCGGCGACCAATGGCGGATCCGCCATCACCGGCTACACGGTGCGGGCCTTTGCCGGGACTGTCCTGGCCCGGACGCAGGCGGTCACCGGGAACGTCGGCACCGCCGTCGTGACGGGTCTGACCAACGGAACGGCGTACACGTTCGACGTCGCGGCCGTCAACGCAAGGGGAACAGGCGCGTTTTCGGCCCGTACCGCAGCGGTGACACCCCGGACAGAATTCGTGGCTCCTACCGTGACGTCCCGGACACCCGCGTCCGGGGAACGTTCCGTGAATCAGACCGCGAATGTGACGGCAACGTTCAGCGAGGCGGTGACGGGAGCGAACGGAACTACATTCCAGTTGCGGCTCGGCACTGCGCTGATTCCCGCCGTCGTGTCCTACAACCCGCTCACCCGGGTGGCGATCCTCAACCCGAGCGTCACGTTGACGTCAGACCGCGTGTACACGGCTTCCCTGTCGGGGATCCGTGACCTTGCGGGCAACACGATGGCGACCAGCACGTGGACGTTCATGACGGGACCGGCGCCCACTATCACCTCCACGACTCCCGCCGCGGGAGCCAGAGGGGCGCTGCGAAACAGCAACGTGACCGCCACGTTCAGTGAAGCCATCACCGGTTTCACGGCGGGCGGCACTGTCAGGATCAATCAGGTCTCCAACGGTGCCTTGATCTCCTCGGCGGTCACGTTCAACCCCACCACCAGGGTGCTGACGATCAACCCTGGAGCCAGCCTGCTCGCGAACACTTGGTACCGGGTCACCATCACCGGTGGCACGGCTGGGGTCCGTGACCTGGCCGGTAACCCGCTGGTCACCCGTACATGGACGTTCACCACGGGAGCAGCACTGTAGCAGCAGTTCGAGAACGCCGGCTGGCGGGCCGCCAAGGTCCGCCAGCCGGCTTCCTCACTTGTTCGAAAGTCACTTTTCGACGCGGTATTCAGTTCTATTGCCCACTTGGAGGGGCCATGACTACACGACGGGAAATCTTCAAACTGGGCGCGGTCGGCGCCTTTGGCCTTGCCGGACTCAAGGGCGGCGAGGACGACATCCCGACCACAAGCGCCACCACAGCCCCGGCGACGCTGCCGGTCACAGCCAGCCTTCTAGCACCCCAAAACATGCCCGTTCCCTACGCGGGCGTCTTCCGCCGCCCGCCCGAACTCGTCCCTTACCAAACGGGGTTCGACGGCGGCGACCCGGCCCGCCCCTTTGCCAAGTACGCCCTCACACAGAAGCTCGGCCAGGCCAAGTTCGTGCCGGGACTGAACACCACGGTAGCGGGCTATAACGGCATTTTTCCCGGTCCCACCATCCGCGCCACCCAAGGCACCCGGATCGAGGTGCGGATCCGTAACGGACTGCCCCCGCTCGGGCTTCTCCAGCCCGGGGCCTTCGACACCGTCACCCATCTGCACGGTTCGGCGTCGCTGCCGCAGTACGACGGGTACGCCAATGACATTACCGTCCCGGGAAACGTCAAGAACTACCGCTACCCCAACTTCCAGACAGCACGGAC
Protein-coding sequences here:
- a CDS encoding peroxidase family protein, with translation MTLLSFIGLTTAALGAHAAPAPVGAGFTVTPADLAYILKQIKIAEAHVANTTSATGPCGALVGRGPNQIPDALTSYGLRTVDGSCNNLLAGRETYGAADQVFPRLTTPSFATADSVPAGFGPAGTSSYQQKSGNVFDAQPRQISNLIVDQAATNPAAVAAAGFPVRTQGNPGLFPCTTDPDPLANPPVAGVPAGCVPTGDTLFIPNVTTDVGLSPPYNSLFTLFGQFFDHGVDQTVKGGGSVFVPLKADDPLITVGPDGKAGTGDEVAPNSPNAFMVLTRGQNQPGPDGVLGTADDVQETNNTDSPYVDQSQTYTSHPSHQVFLREYINNADGRPVSTGKLLGGPAGPTAGGMATWQDVKLQAEIFLGLRLQDRDVTNIPMIAADPYGKFIPGPARGLPQYVTQTGLVEGNTANPVPVPANVRYFDTPFLTDIAHNADPSPQDTDRNPATPPVAPTPDADNTASADFANQPAGTYDDEMLNAHFCAGDGRVNENIGLTAIHQVFHSEHDRLVADMQNTLTNDTSATGVAALAEWKLAAGANGWNGERLFQAARFVTEMEYQHLVFEEFARKVQPAVQPFHVYHTDLNAAVKAEFAHAVYRFGHSMLTETISRTNSDGSDNSISLLDGFLNPPEYINGGSAGSLTSEDAAGSIVMGMSDQVGNELDEFVTGTLRNNLLGLPLDLATINMTRARSEGVPPLNELRRQINNATGDAQLAPYTSWADYGQNLKHPESLINFVAAYGTYPTITTETTLAGKRAAAKAIVDPGPLATPPTADMTDFMNSAGLWATQETGLNKVDLWVGGLAEKTNLFGGLLGSTFNYVFENQLTDLQNGDRFYYLLRTPGMNLRAQLESNSFAEMIMRNTNAHSLKADAFATADCKFQLRNLAGTPEGYAASGTTVADDATTECQENLLLLRKPDGTIQYMEKNTVDPSGINGQSVYNGTANADRVTGGNDNDTFLGNEGNDVIEGNGGDDIALGGDGNDRITDLSGADVLKGGPGNDYLNSGIGDDINMGGDGQDFTNGGANDNETFAGEGNDFVQSGDGADATFGDGGDDWIQGGSGQDLLIGDHGAPFFDDPAQTKPGNDIFVGQVGENDYDAEGGDDIMTSNAAIDRYAGAAGYDWATHQYDTVAADDDMKINNNLIGVPLPVVVNRDRWQEVEANSGSKFDDVIRGDDAVPSTVGGAGFSGCDVLDQTGINRIAGLGAILPAPSTPLAPVAALSPMGVCPLTGPVWGDGNILIGGLGSDKLEGRGGNDVIDGDRYLKIRISVRDDAGAEIGTTDLMERQYQTGNPLSLAAAVAAGVVNPGNLVAVREIVTPTALETAGNRDVAIFSGPRANYTVTTTGGDGTLGSAGSTTTVVDNVGADGTDTIRNIEFLQFSDNVLPNAPVIGAATAGDAQATVTWTAPTVGTADSFSVKVLDVTTNAAGVQVGALRTAPAGATSLVVTGLTNGSRYTFQVLATNALGDSPFSAASNTVTPAAVTAPGAPTIGTATAGNASATLTWTAPASNGGTAITGYTVRAFAGTVLARTQAVTGNVGTAVVTGLTNGTAYTFDVAAVNARGTGGFSARTAAVTPATVPGAPTIGTATAGNASATVQWTAPATNGGSAITGYTVRAFAGTVLARTQAVTGNVGTAVVTGLTNGTAYTFDVAAVNARGTGAFSARTAAVTPRTEFVAPTVTSRTPASGERSVNQTANVTATFSEAVTGANGTTFQLRLGTALIPAVVSYNPLTRVAILNPSVTLTSDRVYTASLSGIRDLAGNTMATSTWTFMTGPAPTITSTTPAAGARGALRNSNVTATFSEAITGFTAGGTVRINQVSNGALISSAVTFNPTTRVLTINPGASLLANTWYRVTITGGTAGVRDLAGNPLVTRTWTFTTGAAL